Part of the Cuniculiplasma divulgatum genome, TTCTCTTATTCATCAACTCCTTTCTGGGCTGGTATTTACATGATACCCATGACACTTGGATTCCTAACAATGGGACCTATTGGTGGTGCCCTGTCTGACCGGTATGGAGCAAGGGGTATAGCAACAATAGGGATGACCATAGTTGCAGCTGCATTCGTGATCCTCACCTTCTTTTCCTACAACTTTACATATCTCCCATTTGGAGCCACAATCTACATGCTTGGTTTCGGAAGTGGGATGTTTGCTGCACCTAACACTGCAGCCATTATGAATTCTGTTTCCGCAGAAAATAGAGGAATTTCATCCGGAATGGTGGCCACAGTTAGAAATGTTGCCCAAACTGCCAGCATGGGTATATTCTTCACAATTGTCATACTTGCACTATCTACTAACTTACCCCACTATTTCAACATCGCCCTTACCTCTGCCAATGCATCTGGATTAGCCACATATTTGGATAAAATACCGCCTACTTCCGCCATTTTTTCTGCATTTCTGGGTTACAATCCAATGCAGACCATTTTAAGCCAGATTCCTTCCTCCTATCTGAGTTCATTGAATTTAAGCAGCACTACAATTGCAACATTAGAAAGTAACACATGGTTCCCTCTGGCTCTGGCCCCAGCAGTAATGCACTCTCTCAGAGATTCGTTCTACATAGGTGCAATTCTTTCAGTGGTTGCAGCAATTTTATCTTTATTAAGGGGAAAGAAATATTACCACCCAGGTGGTCAGATCCATAATGATCCGAATGGTGAAGATGCCAACAAACTGAGACCAGAAATTAACAAGGGAGAAATGAAAGGAAAAGAGGTATCAAAAAATGAGTGAAAAAAGAGAACCAATAGAAGTATGGAGAGCCATGGTTGAAACCTGGAAGGTGTGGAAAAAAGGTGTTGAAAAGAATTTAGAAAGAATAAATCTTGGAAGCACAGAATATTCAATACTTAGATACTTGACAGAAGAGGGAAATATGCCCATGGTTCAGATGGCCAACAATATCATGGTTACACAGGGGTGGATAACAGGTCTTATCGATTCCATGGAGAAGCGTAATCTTGTAGAAAGGACAAGAAGTAAGGATGACAGGAGGGTTATAGAACTGAATATAACAAAAGAGGGAAGTAAAGTTTTTGAAAGAGCGAAAAAAGTTCACCTGGAATACATTGCCAACTGTATCAAACATATGGATGATGAAACTGTAAGCTCCACGGTTAAATTATTAAAAGATCTGAGATCAAATATAGAAGATGCAGAAATGCCAGAGATTAAAAATGAGTGAGTACACAAACTCATTAAAAGTATATTAATTATTTTAAGTACCTTTGACAACGTTTATCTTTTACTGTTTGATTATATAAGTGGTTTAAATGGGATTCTTATCTCTTCGAAGGAACAGGACTAAAAGTGCAGTTGTTAACCTTGAATCTGAAAACGATAGGATAGAACCCTACATGGTTAAGGTCCTTGAAAAAGATCATGAAAAGAGAACCATGAATTATGAAAAGAACAGTTCTCTGGCATACGAATATGTTTCCAGCAGCCTTATTCTCGCGGAAGTTTATGCGAAAATAGGAAAAATGGATGACGCCAGAAAACTATTGGATTCTTCAAAAAACGAAATAGATAAAATTGAAAGCGTTGAGAAAAGAAGTACAATGGAAACCCTTTACGGAAAGGTTGAAAAGAGGATTCATTAAATCTAAAGGATGTTATATAGAAAGTTATTTTTAATCTGTATATTAGGGAATTTTTATATGAAGTGAACCCTGTATATCTCATATTTTTAATCCAAGTTAAACATGGATAAATCTGTCATTTTTTGCTAAGGTTGTTTTAGAAAGTCCCTGATTTCAATTTTTTCTAATAAAGGCGAATTATTAAGTAAAATGATTCATATATTACATGTATAAAAAAGAGTGAAGAAATGGTATCAAAGAGAGTGGTAAATCAGAAAAAAAGAGAAAATAAGATGAGATATGGAAAGGGGCACAACAGATTTCTTGATAATGATGTTCCAAAATATGAATTCTCTGAAGGTAAAATGGAACCGAGAGCGGCTTATCAGCTGATTCATGATGAATTAAATCTTGATGGAAATCCTGATCTAAACCTTGCCACCTTTGTTACCACGTGGATGGAACCAGAAGCTGATCAGTTAATAATGGAAAACCTGCACAAGAACTTCATAGATCACTTCGAATATCCACAGGTAAAGGAAATAGAAGAGAGAATTGTTAACATAATGGCAAATATTTATAATGTTCCAGATAAGGATGACTTTATTGGGACTTCAACCATAGGATCATCTGAGGCAATTATGCTTGGATTGCTTGCCCACAAGTGGAACTGGAGGCAAAAAAGATTAAAGGAAAACAAACCTGCAGATAAACCGAATATAGTATTTGGTGGTGATACCCATGTTTCCTGGGATAAATTCGCAAGGTATTTTGATGTTGAACCACGAATTGTGCCTATTGCCAGAGATCATTTTACCATAGAGCCTGAAGATGTTAAGAAAATGATAGATGAAAATACAATTGCAGTGGGAGTTGTTCTGGGCACCACCTTTACAGGAGAATTTGATCCGGTATTTGAAATAAATCAGATGCTGGTGGATCTGAAGAAGACTAAGGGACTGGATATACCCATACATGTTGATGCTGCTAGTGCAGGATTTATAACACCTTTTTATGAACCAGATTTTAAATGGGATTTTAGACTTGAGCAGGTTAAATCCATTAATACTTCAGGTCACAAATTTGGTCTTGTGTATCCAGGACTTGGATGGCTTATTTTCAGGAATGAACACCTTCTGCCTGAGGAACTAAAATTTTATGTAAATTATCTGGGAGATGAGATGCCAACCTATACTCTCAATTTTTCAGAAGGGAGTTCAATGGTAGTTGCGCAGTATTATAACATCCTGAGACTTGGAAAGAAGGGTTATGGTGAAATCGTAAGCAAAATGATGAATAATGCCAATTACCTGGCTAAAAAACTTACCGAGAGTGGCGAATTTGAAGTGATTAACGGGGCCAAACATATTCCTGTTGTTACATTTAAGCTCAAAAATGTGGAGAGTTCAAAGGCGTTTGATCTCTCCTACCGGATCAGGGAGAGAGGATGGATTGTCCCTGCCTATTCACTTCCCCCAAATGCACAGGATACAACCATAATGAGAGTTGTTGTAAGAGAGAATTTTACTGCTGATATGGTTGATATATTTGTAGAGGATATTCTTAATGCAAAAAAATCTATAACAAATATGGTCTCAGGTGGAAAACAAACTGACCCAAGAAAGGGTCACCCTGTATCATAACCGTAGAATAAATTTTTAAATCTACTTTTAACTTTTGAGTTTTCTCACATAGTAATCATTAAACAGGTAGATGAAGCAAAAAATGACTGCAGTCATTACAGTTGCTATTATGCCACCATCAACTAAGGATGAATCCACTGATCTGTTAAACAGTAAAAGAGCGGCTGGAGCAAATGCAATAAAGTAACATGCCCACATGACAGTTATTATTTTTATGCTCTTTTTTCTATTGAATGAATTTGACATCTACAACTTAGTATTGAAGAGATTTACTTATAGATTTCCAGAAACCGCATGTACAATTTTATTTGACAATATGTTTTAATAAACATAGAATATGCTTTATTATGTCAATAAACGTTGGCGACATAGCCCCTGATTTTGAAGGGACAACAGACAGTGGTGAAAAGATTAAATTTTCTGAGGTTGCGGGAAATGGTAATGTAGTTTTATATTTTTATCCAAAGGATGAAACACCTGGGTGCACTGCAGAGGCCTGTGCCTTTAGGGATGAATGGGATGAATTCGAGAAAATGAATGCTAAGGTGATTGGAATTAGTTCAGATTCTCCTGAGTCCCATAAGAAGTTTAAGGAGCACAGGAAATTACCCTTCATGCTGATCAGTGATCCAGGTCAGAAAATCAGGGAAATATATGGGGCAAAGGGAAGGTTCATTCCACCAAGAATATCCTTCGTTATAGTTGATGGTAAGATAGTAAATATTTATAATTCACAGATGAACGCCACTAACCACGTAAAAATTGCAAAGGAAGTTCTCTCAAAAATTGGGAAGGACGAAACGAATCAGTGATTCTGAAGGTATCGATCAAACCACTCCTTCTTTCTGTTAAGTCTATCCACCATGTTATCAGGCTTTCCTGTTCTGGCATGTTCGTGGCTATCTCCCTGGTATCGAATCAGTTCAGAATCTACTCCATTCATTTTCAAGCCAACAAACATCTGTTCTGACTGCTCTATTGGACATCGATTATCATTCTCTCCATGTATAAACATGGTCGGTGTCTTTGCTCTCTTAATTTGTGAAATAGGAGAGTTCTCTAGTAATTTCTTCATTGATTTTGGCTTCCATGGATCTTCTACTTTCATATACATTGCATTGAACCAGAATCCGATATCGCTGGTTCCACACATGCTCATGAGGTTTGAAACACATCTTTCACTAATAGCTACCCTGAAAAAGTCAGAGTGTGTTATCATCCAGTTTGTCATATATCCTCCATAAGATCCACCGGTTATGCCAAACTGCCCAGTAAGTTCATATTTCTTTTTAGCCGCCTCGATAAAGTTGAAAATGTCTTCTGCAGGTCCATTTCCCCAGTCTCCAACACAGGCTGCAGCAAATTCAGAACCATAGCTCGAGCTTCCCCTTGGGTTGCAAAAAAGTATATTATATCCGTTTCTTAGAAAATACTGAAATTCGATCATATATGATTCTCCATATGCATCATGGGGACCGCCATGAACGAAAACAAGGTTCGGGCTGTTTTTTCCTCCTATCATACACCATCCCTCTACCTCTCCGACCTTCATTTCTTCAGCAGCCTCACCAGACATTTTACTGTTAGGATCGTACTCCTTTCCATCGAATACAAGAATTGATGGCTTTTTCTGTGAACTGTAGATATATGCGATCCTTTTGTCCTTTATATCAAAACACTGAACCACAAACTTTCCTTTTACAATTTCCCTTACCTTTGAATTCTCAATGGAGTAAATCGATGATGTTCCTCCTGTTTCACATGGGGCATATACGGTTCCACTATCAAATATAATGTTTTCATCTGCCCCCTGAAAATGATCTGATATGGATGAACCATTTCCTGTGTGCTTTCCAAGGAGTAAAGGTTTATGCCCTGGCAAATACAGATATTTTGTTGCCCATGGCGTTCTTCCCTCGCTGTGTCCAATGTATATGACATTTCCGTTATCGTCAAAGGTTATACTTGATACCTGATCCTCATTAATTTTACTAAGGTGGCCATCACTTAGATCTACCTCGTACATGTTTGTCAGTCCCTCATCTTCATTCATGTATGAAATCATGGCAACAACCCTGTTATTGTTAGAAATAACATCCATTACATCAAAATCACCTGACACAATCTTAGTTAGTTTTTCATTGAATAGATAGAGACTTTTCCTCTGTCTTATGTAGCCTCTGGTGTCAAATCTATAGTTCATTCTTCTCGCAACAACAGGAAGATCATTGTTTGATTCTTCCGAGCCGATAATCAGGAATCCTCCACTGTGCTGGACAACCTTATGGATTTTTGCAAGACTAAATAAAATTAGTGGTTCTGTGTTGCTCTTAATCCGGACGAAATGATTGATTTTTTCCTCTGATTTAAGATAATGCAGGTTGCCATCAATGATCATTGGATAACTTTCCTTTCCACCAAACGTTATTCTCTCCACAACTTCATTCTCAAATTTAAAGATTGAAGTTTTATATTCGTTTCCCTCTATCCACTTTTCCGTAAAATATACGAAATTCTGATAAATCACGGGCTCTGATAGAAACTTTACACTATAGGCTTCCTTTGAATCCATTGTCTAATAACAAAAACTGCCTAAAGAAACTTGCTAAAAGCACTGCATCGTTTGCTTCGAGATAAAATTAGAAGTGAAACATGGATTTATGCTTTCTTGATAGTTATATTATAAAATATAAAGATTAACAGTTATTTGAGTTAAATAGTCCTGTATTTGAATGAATTCGTTTGCTTCTGTTGATTATGCTGAACTGAAGATAGAAATTGTTACTAATGTGTGGCAACTAATAGCTCAGTCATATTTCCATTAAGAAAACTTTTGAGAGCCTCTTCCACTGTTAAACCTTCTCCTTTGAAAAGCTTTATTCTACCAGTCGTATAAGAAAATGCATGAGCACCAATACCTGATACTATAACAGATGAGACACCACGATCTACAATGGATTTTAGCATGAGTATTCCTCTTGCGGAATTTGCAGTTAAGGCAGGGTTAGGGTATGATTCTAACTGTTGACTATTCTCAGTATCATAAATTCTTATCTCTTCGGCTTCTCCTGGACCACTAACCATTCCCTTTTCTACGGCAATTGCCAATTTCATTTGCTCATATTGCCTGTAAACTCATATATTTTTGCAAAATAGGTCTAAATTTGTTATTCATAGTTAAATGATAATTTTTTAATCATACAGCTGTAGTCTTTGAGTGAATATAATCTATTAATCCATCTATGATTCTTTCCTTTATCATCGTGGGATTTTTCCATGTGAATAAAGATGGTTCAAGATAACACGAAAGGGCACATTTATTGCAGCTTTCGAATTCCGCCCAGCTGTAGTTGTTCCAAACTTTTACAATATCAATATCCCAGACCTTAGATTTGCCTTTGTATTCATTCAGAACATAGCATGGCATGACGAGATTTCCAAGGGGATCTATATTCATTGTTAGCCAGGGTTTGCACTTCCATTCAATCCCATTGAACCATGAGTTTGTAACTGCTTGGAAATATTCTTTAGAGTTTACAATCCAGTAACCTTTTTCTTTCATGCCTAAAAGGACTTCTATAGCCTGCTTCAACTTTCCCATTTCAGGGGATTCCTTTTCAGCTGTTGAATAATTATAAGCGATCTGGAAATTAATCGGTACTCCGAGTTTATTTGCCATAAGCACGAGGTCTTTCGCTTGAAAATAATTTTCTTCGGTGATAGTTGAACTAAGTGCAATAGATATGTGACCCTTTGCAGCCCTAATTCCTTCCATGGCCTTATTGAATGATCCGCTGATTCCCCTCATTTTGTCGTGCAATTCACCAATTCCATCTATGGAAACGAACATATAGTCAACGTAATTTTCAATGCTTTTCAGTTTAGTCTTCAGTAGCCATCCATTCGTGACTATGGATGTGTGAAAACGCTTATGGGATTCTGCTAGAATATCCTGTATATCGTTCCTCAACAGAGGCTCACCACCCTCAAACCCTAGAAATGAAACCCCTCCTTTTTTTAATGCTTCCATCATTCTTACTTCATCCTCAACTGAAAGAAGCTCTTCATCTTTCCTTCTCCAGAACGGACACATCTTGCACTCGAGATTACATTTGTAGAGTAGTTTATGGCCTGCTATCAATGGTGCTTTACTGCCATTGAAGCCTTTGAGTTTCCGTTCTATTGTCCTCCATAGAACGGGTTTTATCATTGCCATAATTATAGAGCCTTATACAATACTTAAAACTGTTGTCATAAGGATTTTAATTTTTATATAGATGCATTTTTTACATTAATGTGTTTCAATTCTAAACACGACCTTAACGGGATTGGTATGACATAGTTTGTCTCAATGACCTTTTACCCTGTAATGAATGACAGGTTTTAATAAAGTGTTTGAAAGCCAAAAAATACAGTTGTTTGCTTAAGATTTTTACTAACATGGTACCGTGCATCTAGACTCTTCTATGAAAAAAGTTCTATGACATTCATGTAATTGCATCCACTTTATTTATCTTTCCTTCCGTACCAGTTCTCTTTCGCCTGTCATTCTGAACCATTCTAAGGTCATTCATCCGATCTTCCATTCTTGGGATCTAATGTGGCTTTGATGCTCTTGATCTCATGGATACCATCTTCCTCTCAGTAAGTGCATCTGTCCTGTCAATGAATTCTGTACCATTTTTGAGCATTGTGTATATGGTCTCAATGAGTATGCGTACTATTGCAACTATTGCACGGTTCTTCCCAAGTCTCTTAACAATGCTTAGATTTTTTCTCTTCAACCTATCTGAATATTTTATAATACTGTGTGCAGCAGTGACCATTATGAACCTTAGCATTGATGGTCCATGTTTTGTTATATGCCCTCTTATATCTGATGATCCCGATTGATTCTGTCTTGGTACCAATCCAGCATAGGATGCAAGCTTCTCCTTTGAACTGAATCTGGATATATTATCGATCTCTGACATGATTGCTGCAGATGAATATATTCCCATACCTGGAATTGTCATGAGGAGATTCACGCTTCTGTCATTTATTACAGATCTGGATATCTCATCCTCCACTGTGGATTCTTTTCGCATCAAATATGTTATCTGATCCAGCAGATCACCAAGGATGTATCTCTGGGCAGTGGATAGATGATCAATAGATCTGATGATAAGTTTCATTCCCTTCTTTCCGAATATATCCGTTGCATCAATGCTGATTCCTGCAGAAGTAAGAATTGCATGAACCCTGTTCTTGATCATGGTTATGCTTTCTCCAAAAGATCTACTGTACCTTACAAGTGATCTAAGATCATCTGAATATTTCGATGGAAGATACACCTCAGACAGGGCACCAAGTCTCAGAAGCTTTGCAAGCTTGTATGAATCTTCCTTATCATTCTTTTTTCCTGTATTGAATATGAGTGATATCATTGAAGGATCTGCAAGGTGAATGGAGAATCCCACATCTCTCAATTTCCCTACAACATATTTTCCAGATGTGGACACTTCCAGATCTATTTCAGGATTCTTTAACAGATATCTATCACTGAATTCTGATCACCTCCTAAGTGATTGGTGACTGTTTAAGAAGGGAGATAACTCGACAGTCTTCTATTCACCTTTGTTTCACTGTAATATGAGGAGGCGAAGGGCAGCAAATCTATACGGCGACCTTCATGGGTCAAGTCAATGATCTGCTGCCTCTCCGACTCTCATGTTATCATCGTCATGACAACGTGGTCAAAAGAACTTTTTTCATGACATCTCTATATATGTCAGAGAACATTAAAGGATATATGTTTGAAAATATGACTCTATCGTTGCGCCCATTATGAGAAGAATAATTATTGATACTATGGAAATAAACAGTAGACGATAAGTAGAGTAAACGGATTTCTTCCAATCTATGAAGCTGTAACCGTGAATATAAAAATCGATGAAAGAGACAACATAATATAATATGAGGAAACCTAGAGTAAGAGCAAGAACATAGCTAAAAGTTTCAGGAAAAAATTCAGGTAAGACTGCCTTTGAAAATGTAATCATAGATGATTTAATTGCTGGTCCAAGGATTGTGCCTTCAAGGTATGAAGATGACATGACAGTGAGAACGCTAGGAACAGAAAAAAACAGGCCACCCAAAGCTAACTGCATCGATAGAGATAAATTGTTTGAGAATATTATATTGAAAAGCTGATAGAAGTCTAAATTAGGAGCAGAAGAATATAATATTGCTCTTCCAGGACTTGATGAGTTTCCAATAGATGAAACCGATGTAAGAAAAGTCGAGAATGTGATAGTGATCAATGGTAGATAATATATAATCGAAGAAGTAGAAATCAACTTTAGGCTCAAGCTTCTTTTATTTTCTTCTTTTAATACTAAAAAGCCAAATCGAAAGTCTGTGAACTTGTAGTTATATTTCGGATGTTTAAAAATGGATAAACTATCAATAAGATTGGCTAAAG contains:
- a CDS encoding MarR family winged helix-turn-helix transcriptional regulator, whose product is MSEKREPIEVWRAMVETWKVWKKGVEKNLERINLGSTEYSILRYLTEEGNMPMVQMANNIMVTQGWITGLIDSMEKRNLVERTRSKDDRRVIELNITKEGSKVFERAKKVHLEYIANCIKHMDDETVSSTVKLLKDLRSNIEDAEMPEIKNE
- a CDS encoding glutamate decarboxylase yields the protein MVSKRVVNQKKRENKMRYGKGHNRFLDNDVPKYEFSEGKMEPRAAYQLIHDELNLDGNPDLNLATFVTTWMEPEADQLIMENLHKNFIDHFEYPQVKEIEERIVNIMANIYNVPDKDDFIGTSTIGSSEAIMLGLLAHKWNWRQKRLKENKPADKPNIVFGGDTHVSWDKFARYFDVEPRIVPIARDHFTIEPEDVKKMIDENTIAVGVVLGTTFTGEFDPVFEINQMLVDLKKTKGLDIPIHVDAASAGFITPFYEPDFKWDFRLEQVKSINTSGHKFGLVYPGLGWLIFRNEHLLPEELKFYVNYLGDEMPTYTLNFSEGSSMVVAQYYNILRLGKKGYGEIVSKMMNNANYLAKKLTESGEFEVINGAKHIPVVTFKLKNVESSKAFDLSYRIRERGWIVPAYSLPPNAQDTTIMRVVVRENFTADMVDIFVEDILNAKKSITNMVSGGKQTDPRKGHPVS
- a CDS encoding peroxiredoxin, producing the protein MSINVGDIAPDFEGTTDSGEKIKFSEVAGNGNVVLYFYPKDETPGCTAEACAFRDEWDEFEKMNAKVIGISSDSPESHKKFKEHRKLPFMLISDPGQKIREIYGAKGRFIPPRISFVIVDGKIVNIYNSQMNATNHVKIAKEVLSKIGKDETNQ
- a CDS encoding alpha/beta hydrolase family protein, producing the protein MDSKEAYSVKFLSEPVIYQNFVYFTEKWIEGNEYKTSIFKFENEVVERITFGGKESYPMIIDGNLHYLKSEEKINHFVRIKSNTEPLILFSLAKIHKVVQHSGGFLIIGSEESNNDLPVVARRMNYRFDTRGYIRQRKSLYLFNEKLTKIVSGDFDVMDVISNNNRVVAMISYMNEDEGLTNMYEVDLSDGHLSKINEDQVSSITFDDNGNVIYIGHSEGRTPWATKYLYLPGHKPLLLGKHTGNGSSISDHFQGADENIIFDSGTVYAPCETGGTSSIYSIENSKVREIVKGKFVVQCFDIKDKRIAYIYSSQKKPSILVFDGKEYDPNSKMSGEAAEEMKVGEVEGWCMIGGKNSPNLVFVHGGPHDAYGESYMIEFQYFLRNGYNILFCNPRGSSSYGSEFAAACVGDWGNGPAEDIFNFIEAAKKKYELTGQFGITGGSYGGYMTNWMITHSDFFRVAISERCVSNLMSMCGTSDIGFWFNAMYMKVEDPWKPKSMKKLLENSPISQIKRAKTPTMFIHGENDNRCPIEQSEQMFVGLKMNGVDSELIRYQGDSHEHARTGKPDNMVDRLNRKKEWFDRYLQNH
- a CDS encoding NifB/NifX family molybdenum-iron cluster-binding protein gives rise to the protein MKLAIAVEKGMVSGPGEAEEIRIYDTENSQQLESYPNPALTANSARGILMLKSIVDRGVSSVIVSGIGAHAFSYTTGRIKLFKGEGLTVEEALKSFLNGNMTELLVATH
- a CDS encoding PTO1314 family radical SAM protein: MAMIKPVLWRTIERKLKGFNGSKAPLIAGHKLLYKCNLECKMCPFWRRKDEELLSVEDEVRMMEALKKGGVSFLGFEGGEPLLRNDIQDILAESHKRFHTSIVTNGWLLKTKLKSIENYVDYMFVSIDGIGELHDKMRGISGSFNKAMEGIRAAKGHISIALSSTITEENYFQAKDLVLMANKLGVPINFQIAYNYSTAEKESPEMGKLKQAIEVLLGMKEKGYWIVNSKEYFQAVTNSWFNGIEWKCKPWLTMNIDPLGNLVMPCYVLNEYKGKSKVWDIDIVKVWNNYSWAEFESCNKCALSCYLEPSLFTWKNPTMIKERIIDGLIDYIHSKTTAV
- a CDS encoding IS110 family RNA-guided transposase, coding for MSTSGKYVVGKLRDVGFSIHLADPSMISLIFNTGKKNDKEDSYKLAKLLRLGALSEVYLPSKYSDDLRSLVRYSRSFGESITMIKNRVHAILTSAGISIDATDIFGKKGMKLIIRSIDHLSTAQRYILGDLLDQITYLMRKESTVEDEISRSVINDRSVNLLMTIPGMGIYSSAAIMSEIDNISRFSSKEKLASYAGLVPRQNQSGSSDIRGHITKHGPSMLRFIMVTAAHSIIKYSDRLKRKNLSIVKRLGKNRAIVAIVRILIETIYTMLKNGTEFIDRTDALTERKMVSMRSRASKPH
- a CDS encoding stage II sporulation protein M, producing the protein MITITFSTFLTSVSSIGNSSSPGRAILYSSAPNLDFYQLFNIIFSNNLSLSMQLALGGLFFSVPSVLTVMSSSYLEGTILGPAIKSSMITFSKAVLPEFFPETFSYVLALTLGFLILYYVVSFIDFYIHGYSFIDWKKSVYSTYRLLFISIVSIIILLIMGATIESYFQTYIL